From one Helicoverpa zea isolate HzStark_Cry1AcR chromosome 10, ilHelZeax1.1, whole genome shotgun sequence genomic stretch:
- the LOC124633804 gene encoding exocyst complex component 1 isoform X2 has product MKFEETALQRDWEISKEQSCVDVADDDATPSDAALGALLEDAEPSDADAERRVRRLGSRLARLDALNVAGMLAAATESGGAGAALAERLGDGLGAGAALAARLRRYDALARAAPAAPHARSDAARADTNARRLLAELAALFAWLDAAPLRELDALAEVSLAAPEGRARALAAAEALRAALRAEAAAPAALRRLAAVRERLRRLARAKDQLAAALARHLNNALIHLGNEAGEARASRHHAELLPYAPFMRWLKDMDDKAFEGLARVYTGTWARRHERELRAACDAARAALAQAPPDRADEPLDAVLSLVESMCNAEQDFCTQFFFLDIDVKGEAGEAEAERGEARRAGAETRRFMCELFPALESELVALVAHVERHDPYGAMRALACVGRRVLGAAEGGAGGGAGAGGEARWARAALAGVAVAAKRGADRCVADRLAALPDAVKQAAKKPKCGLLSFLQELEELSGACERIFVSSGRRADLDRWYVSLASAMLQAVQHAEHPRTPRAVLHMENYHRLHVVLSALRVPALEALRRECRHTHTHTHTHTQTHTLRVTENYHRLHVVLSALRVPALEALRRECRHTHTHTHAHTDTHTACYRELPPAARGAVGAARAGAGGAAARVPPHTHTHAHTDTHTACYRELPPAARGAVGAARAGAGGAAARVSHSLLGRAAGVRHAVLRPPARETHAVLRGRVGGGGAGRPRGRGVLPRRLQQARAAARARHVPRARGAQVAAPAVPHRGEAPERGGRAAAGGVARHAGGVHRAARGAAGAHRRLLPRRRPGAAAHHAAHPRRLLRHRARALSRTTHYPST; this is encoded by the exons ATGAAGTTCGAGGAGACAGCGCTGCAGCGGGATTGGGAGATCAGTAAGGAGCAATCGTGTGTTGACGTG GCGGACGATGACGCAACACCATCGGATGCGGCTCTGGGCGCGCTGCTGGAGGACGCGGAGCCGAGCGACGCCGACGCCGAGCGGCGCGTGCGGCGCCTCGGCAGCCGCCTGGCGCGCCTCGACGCGCTCAACGTGGCCGGCATGCTGGCCGCCGCCACCGAGAGCGGCGGCGCCGGGGCCGCGCTAGCCGAGCGCCTGGGCGACGGCctgggcgcgggcgcggcgctggcggcgcggCTGCGGCGCTACGACGCGCtggcccgcgccgcgcccgccgcccccCACGCGCGCTCCGACGCCGCGCGCGCCGACACCAACGCGCGCCGCCTGCTGGCCGAACTGGCGGCGCTGTTCGCGTGGCTGGACGCGGCGCCGCTGCGCGAGCTGGACGCGCTGGCCGAGGTGTCGCTGGCGGCGCCCGAGGGCCGCGCGCGCGCGCTGGCGGCGGCCGAGGCGCTGCGGGCGGCGCTGCGGGCCGAGGCCGCAGCGCCCGCCGCGCTGCGCCGCCTGGCCGCCGTGCGCGAGCGCCTGCGCCGCCTAGCACGCGCCAAGGACCAG CTggcggcggcgctggcgcgGCACCTGAACAACGCGCTCATCCACCTCGGCAACGAGGCGGGCGAGGCGCGCGCGTCCCGCCACCACGCCGAGCTGCTGCCCTACGCGCCCTTCATGCGCTGGCTCAAGGACATGGACGACAAGGCGTTCGAGGGGCTGGCGCGCGTGTACACCGGCACGTGGGCGCGGCGGCACGAGCGCGAGCTGCGCGCCGCCTGCGatgccgcccgcgccgcgctggcGCAGGCGCCGCCCGACCGCGCCGACGAGCCGCTCGACGCC GTGCTGAGTCTGGTGGAGAGCATGTGCAACGCGGAACAAGATTTTTGTACGCAATTCTTTTTCTTGGACATAGACGTCAAG GGCGAGGCGGGCGAGGCGGAGGCGGAGCGCGGGGAGGCGCGGCGCGCGGGCGCGGAGACGCGGCGCTTCATGTGCGAGCTGTTCCCCGCGCTCGAGAGCGAGCTGGTGGCGCTGGTAGCGCACGTGGAGCGGCACGACCCCTA CGGCGCGATGCGGGCGCTGGCGTGCGTGGGGCGGCGCGTGCTGGGCGCGGCGGAGGGAGGCGCGGggggcggtgcgggcgcggggGGCGAGGCGCgctgggcgcgggcggcgctggCGGGCGTGGCCGTGGCGGCCAAGCGCGGCGCCGACCGCTGCGTGGCCGACCGACTCGCCGCACTGCCGGACGCCGTCAAGCAG GCCGCTAAGAAGCCCAAGTGCGGCCTGCTGAGCTTCCTGCAGGAGCTGGAGGAGCTGAGCGGCGCGTGCGAGCGCATCTTCGTGTCGAGCGGGCGGCGCGCCGACCTGGACCGCTGGTACGTGTCGCTGGCCAGCGCCATGCTGCAGGCCGTGCAGCACGCCGAGCACCCGCGCACCCCGCGAGCCGTGCTGCACATGG AGAACTACCACCGGCTGCACGTGGTGCTGTCGGCGCTGCGCGTGCCGGCGCTGGAGGCGCTGCGGCGCGAGTGccgccacacacacacacacacacacacgcacacacagacacacacactGCGTGTTACAGAGAACTACCACCGGCTGCACGTGGTGCTGTCGGCGCTGCGCGTGCCGGCGCTGGAGGCGCTGCGGCGCGAGTGccgccacacacacacacacacacacgcacacacagacacacacactGCGTGTTACAGAGAACTACCACCGGCTGCACGCGGTGCTGTCGGCGCTGCGCGTGCCGGCGCTGGAGGCGCTGCGGCGCGAGTGccgccacacacacacacacacgcacacacagacacacacactGCGTGTTACAGAGAACTACCACCGGCTGCACGCGGTGCTGTCGGCGCTGCGCGTGCCGGCGCTGGAG GCGCTGCGGCGCGAGTGTCGCACTCGCTACTCGGACGCGCTGCGGGCGTACGTCACGCAGTACTTCGGCCGCCCGCTAGAGAAACTCACGCAGTTCTTCGAG GGCGTGTCGGAGGCGGTGGCGCAGGGCGTCCGCGAGGACGAGGTGTGCTACCGCGCCGCCTTCAGCAAGCACGAGCTGCGGCGCGTGCTCGCCATGTACCCCGCGCACGAGG TGCGCAAGTCGCTGCACCGGCTGTACCGCACCGTGGAGAAGCACCTGAGCGAGGAGGGCGGGCTGCTGCAGGTGGTGTGGCGCGCCATGCAGGAGGAGTTCATCGCGCAGCACGTGGCGCTGCAGGCGCGCATCGCCGCCTGCTACCCCGCCGCCGGCCTGGCGCTGCCGCTCACCACGCAGCACATCCTCGACGCCTTCTCCGACATCGCGCGCGAGCACTGAGCCGCACAACACACTACCCCAGTACTTAG
- the LOC124633804 gene encoding exocyst complex component 1 isoform X3, translated as MKFEETALQRDWEISKEQSCVDVADDDATPSDAALGALLEDAEPSDADAERRVRRLGSRLARLDALNVAGMLAAATESGGAGAALAERLGDGLGAGAALAARLRRYDALARAAPAAPHARSDAARADTNARRLLAELAALFAWLDAAPLRELDALAEVSLAAPEGRARALAAAEALRAALRAEAAAPAALRRLAAVRERLRRLARAKDQLAAALARHLNNALIHLGNEAGEARASRHHAELLPYAPFMRWLKDMDDKAFEGLARVYTGTWARRHERELRAACDAARAALAQAPPDRADEPLDAVLSLVESMCNAEQDFCTQFFFLDIDVKGEAGEAEAERGEARRAGAETRRFMCELFPALESELVALVAHVERHDPYGAMRALACVGRRVLGAAEGGAGGGAGAGGEARWARAALAGVAVAAKRGADRCVADRLAALPDAVKQAAKKPKCGLLSFLQELEELSGACERIFVSSGRRADLDRWYVSLASAMLQAVQHAEHPRTPRAVLHMENYHRLHAVLSALRVPALEALRRECRHTHTHTHTQTHTLRVTENYHRLHAVLSALRVPALEALRRECRHTHTHTHTQTHTLRVTENYHRLHAVLSALRVPALEALRRECRTRYSDALRAYVTQYFGRPLEKLTQFFEGVSEAVAQGVREDEVCYRAAFSKHELRRVLAMYPAHEVRKSLHRLYRTVEKHLSEEGGLLQVVWRAMQEEFIAQHVALQARIAACYPAAGLALPLTTQHILDAFSDIAREH; from the exons ATGAAGTTCGAGGAGACAGCGCTGCAGCGGGATTGGGAGATCAGTAAGGAGCAATCGTGTGTTGACGTG GCGGACGATGACGCAACACCATCGGATGCGGCTCTGGGCGCGCTGCTGGAGGACGCGGAGCCGAGCGACGCCGACGCCGAGCGGCGCGTGCGGCGCCTCGGCAGCCGCCTGGCGCGCCTCGACGCGCTCAACGTGGCCGGCATGCTGGCCGCCGCCACCGAGAGCGGCGGCGCCGGGGCCGCGCTAGCCGAGCGCCTGGGCGACGGCctgggcgcgggcgcggcgctggcggcgcggCTGCGGCGCTACGACGCGCtggcccgcgccgcgcccgccgcccccCACGCGCGCTCCGACGCCGCGCGCGCCGACACCAACGCGCGCCGCCTGCTGGCCGAACTGGCGGCGCTGTTCGCGTGGCTGGACGCGGCGCCGCTGCGCGAGCTGGACGCGCTGGCCGAGGTGTCGCTGGCGGCGCCCGAGGGCCGCGCGCGCGCGCTGGCGGCGGCCGAGGCGCTGCGGGCGGCGCTGCGGGCCGAGGCCGCAGCGCCCGCCGCGCTGCGCCGCCTGGCCGCCGTGCGCGAGCGCCTGCGCCGCCTAGCACGCGCCAAGGACCAG CTggcggcggcgctggcgcgGCACCTGAACAACGCGCTCATCCACCTCGGCAACGAGGCGGGCGAGGCGCGCGCGTCCCGCCACCACGCCGAGCTGCTGCCCTACGCGCCCTTCATGCGCTGGCTCAAGGACATGGACGACAAGGCGTTCGAGGGGCTGGCGCGCGTGTACACCGGCACGTGGGCGCGGCGGCACGAGCGCGAGCTGCGCGCCGCCTGCGatgccgcccgcgccgcgctggcGCAGGCGCCGCCCGACCGCGCCGACGAGCCGCTCGACGCC GTGCTGAGTCTGGTGGAGAGCATGTGCAACGCGGAACAAGATTTTTGTACGCAATTCTTTTTCTTGGACATAGACGTCAAG GGCGAGGCGGGCGAGGCGGAGGCGGAGCGCGGGGAGGCGCGGCGCGCGGGCGCGGAGACGCGGCGCTTCATGTGCGAGCTGTTCCCCGCGCTCGAGAGCGAGCTGGTGGCGCTGGTAGCGCACGTGGAGCGGCACGACCCCTA CGGCGCGATGCGGGCGCTGGCGTGCGTGGGGCGGCGCGTGCTGGGCGCGGCGGAGGGAGGCGCGGggggcggtgcgggcgcggggGGCGAGGCGCgctgggcgcgggcggcgctggCGGGCGTGGCCGTGGCGGCCAAGCGCGGCGCCGACCGCTGCGTGGCCGACCGACTCGCCGCACTGCCGGACGCCGTCAAGCAG GCCGCTAAGAAGCCCAAGTGCGGCCTGCTGAGCTTCCTGCAGGAGCTGGAGGAGCTGAGCGGCGCGTGCGAGCGCATCTTCGTGTCGAGCGGGCGGCGCGCCGACCTGGACCGCTGGTACGTGTCGCTGGCCAGCGCCATGCTGCAGGCCGTGCAGCACGCCGAGCACCCGCGCACCCCGCGAGCCGTGCTGCACATGG AGAACTACCACCGGCTGCACGCGGTGCTGTCGGCGCTGCGCGTGCCGGCGCTGGAGGCGCTGCGGCGCGAGTGccgccacacacacacacacacgcacacacagacacacacactGCGTGTTACAGAGAACTACCACCGGCTGCACGCGGTGCTGTCGGCGCTGCGCGTGCCGGCGCTGGAGGCGCTGCGGCGCGAGTGccgccacacacacacacacacgcacacacagacacacacactGCGTGTTACAGAGAACTACCACCGGCTGCACGCGGTGCTGTCGGCGCTGCGCGTGCCGGCGCTGGAGGCGCTGCGGCGCGAGTGTCGCACTCGCTACTCGGACGCGCTGCGGGCGTACGTCACGCAGTACTTCGGCCGCCCGCTAGAGAAACTCACGCAGTTCTTCGAG GGCGTGTCGGAGGCGGTGGCGCAGGGCGTCCGCGAGGACGAGGTGTGCTACCGCGCCGCCTTCAGCAAGCACGAGCTGCGGCGCGTGCTCGCCATGTACCCCGCGCACGAGG TGCGCAAGTCGCTGCACCGGCTGTACCGCACCGTGGAGAAGCACCTGAGCGAGGAGGGCGGGCTGCTGCAGGTGGTGTGGCGCGCCATGCAGGAGGAGTTCATCGCGCAGCACGTGGCGCTGCAGGCGCGCATCGCCGCCTGCTACCCCGCCGCCGGCCTGGCGCTGCCGCTCACCACGCAGCACATCCTCGACGCCTTCTCCGACATCGCGCGCGAGCACTGA